From Erwinia sp. HDF1-3R, one genomic window encodes:
- a CDS encoding baseplate J/gp47 family protein, whose translation MALNLSTLGLSATITAQGIAAPGYQAILSTLTGYFQQIYGSDAYLEPDSKDGQMLAIVALAIHDTNNAAVSCYNSFSPTTAQGDALTRNVKINGISRKGAINSTVDLTLVGSAGTLINNGSVKDSNNIVWNLPASVTIDINGSVTVTATCTSTGPVMAAIGSVTEINTPTRGWKSVINLTAAAMGTAAETDAELRQRQAQSVALTSLSTFDALDGAISNIDGVTAHKIYQNDTNDVDANGLPAHSISAIVVGGSAPIIAEVIRGKKSLGVATYGNTSLIVKDSYGTPQNIRFSRPVSVPIHIEIEFKALAGYTNSVAVDVKSAVSNYINNLGIGGDILLSRLYSPANLTSGEDNSNSQFYDVVSLKLGKSESSLATNNIVIAYDEFASCIIDDIKIKVVP comes from the coding sequence ATGGCACTTAATCTTTCAACGCTGGGGTTATCGGCAACGATAACGGCCCAGGGGATCGCTGCGCCCGGCTATCAGGCGATCCTCAGCACCCTGACCGGTTATTTTCAGCAGATTTACGGCAGCGATGCGTACCTTGAGCCGGACAGCAAGGATGGGCAGATGCTGGCAATAGTCGCGCTGGCTATTCATGATACCAATAATGCGGCTGTATCATGTTACAACTCATTTTCGCCCACTACAGCTCAGGGGGATGCTCTTACACGTAATGTAAAAATCAACGGTATCTCTCGTAAAGGTGCCATTAATTCAACGGTGGACCTAACTCTAGTAGGGTCGGCTGGCACACTTATTAACAATGGCTCTGTAAAAGACAGTAATAATATTGTATGGAACCTTCCTGCCAGCGTCACTATTGATATAAATGGTTCCGTAACGGTAACAGCGACCTGCACTAGTACTGGCCCTGTTATGGCAGCAATTGGATCAGTCACGGAGATTAACACGCCAACTCGTGGCTGGAAATCTGTCATTAACCTCACAGCCGCCGCGATGGGTACCGCAGCCGAAACAGATGCCGAACTACGTCAGCGGCAGGCTCAGAGCGTAGCATTAACCTCTTTATCGACGTTTGATGCGCTTGACGGGGCTATTTCAAATATTGATGGGGTCACCGCCCATAAAATATACCAGAATGATACAAATGATGTAGATGCTAACGGATTACCTGCCCATTCGATCTCAGCAATAGTCGTTGGTGGCAGCGCCCCGATAATAGCTGAAGTTATTCGTGGTAAAAAGTCTCTGGGAGTTGCCACATATGGTAATACCAGTCTAATAGTGAAGGATAGTTATGGTACTCCGCAAAACATACGTTTCTCACGACCAGTATCGGTACCGATACATATTGAGATAGAATTTAAAGCACTTGCAGGTTATACCAATTCGGTCGCAGTAGATGTCAAAAGTGCTGTTTCAAATTATATCAATAATCTTGGCATTGGGGGGGATATTCTCCTGAGTAGATTATACTCCCCAGCTAATTTGACCAGTGGAGAAGATAATTCAAATAGTCAATTTTATGATGTCGTCAGTTTAAAATTAGGGAAGAGTGAAAGTAGTCTTGCAACCAATAACATTGTAATAGCTTATGATGAATTTGCCTCATGCATCATTGATGATATTAAAATTAAGGTTGTACCATGA
- a CDS encoding Gp138 family membrane-puncturing spike protein — translation MPVPIQSVIGGEYQAYKALSNSVSSALRVSLPGIIHSFDPVAVTCEVQPAIKGTVRDGKGGSKSVELPMLVDVPVIFPRGGGCTITFPVKAGDECLLLFSDRCIDFWWQSGGVQEPVDPRQHDLSDAFALVGPQSQAQKIADISTDSLQIRTDEGSAFIALAQSGAVTINTSLLTINGNVSVNGEVTTKGNVSVDGGITSTGDQIAQGISQATHVHGGIQGGNSVTKVPQ, via the coding sequence ATGCCAGTTCCAATTCAGTCAGTGATTGGCGGGGAATATCAGGCGTATAAAGCCTTATCCAACTCGGTATCCTCCGCACTGCGCGTCTCTCTGCCCGGCATCATTCACTCATTCGACCCTGTTGCGGTGACCTGCGAGGTGCAGCCCGCGATTAAAGGGACGGTGCGCGACGGCAAAGGCGGCAGCAAATCGGTAGAGCTGCCCATGCTGGTGGATGTACCGGTCATTTTTCCACGCGGCGGCGGCTGTACCATTACCTTTCCGGTCAAGGCGGGCGATGAGTGCCTGCTTCTCTTCAGCGACCGCTGCATTGACTTCTGGTGGCAAAGCGGCGGCGTTCAGGAGCCGGTCGACCCGCGCCAGCACGATCTTTCCGACGCGTTCGCGCTGGTCGGCCCGCAGTCGCAGGCGCAAAAAATCGCTGATATCAGTACCGATTCCCTGCAAATTCGCACCGACGAAGGCAGCGCCTTTATCGCCCTGGCGCAGAGCGGGGCGGTGACCATTAACACGTCGCTGTTAACGATTAACGGCAACGTCAGCGTTAATGGTGAGGTCACCACCAAAGGCAACGTCAGCGTCGACGGCGGGATCACCTCCACCGGAGATCAGATTGCGCAGGGCATTAGCCAGGCGACACACGTTCACGGCGGTATTCAGGGTGGCAACAGCGTCACTAAGGTGCCGCAATGA
- a CDS encoding phage baseplate protein: MDLFSTLFTLQRRQIGVLIPDVVTAETHTDTLTTASHPVERGAKIYDHAWQNPAQLDMTIGCAGGGSLLDLWDTRSLASGLSLGQSPKEVYQKLRDAQQNRELLDVVTGKRLYRNMLITSITVSGSRDNENALIATLKLTEVLVSETQLSYSAGKDNMQQGVATAEVHNSGKKVTRPWSGTSAIRGAA; this comes from the coding sequence ATGGATCTTTTCTCAACACTTTTTACCCTACAGCGTCGGCAGATTGGCGTGCTGATCCCGGATGTGGTCACCGCTGAAACCCATACCGATACGTTAACGACCGCCAGCCACCCGGTTGAGCGGGGAGCAAAAATCTACGACCATGCCTGGCAAAATCCCGCCCAGCTGGATATGACGATTGGGTGCGCGGGCGGCGGCTCGCTGCTGGACTTATGGGATACCCGTTCGCTCGCGTCCGGCCTGAGTCTGGGGCAGAGCCCGAAAGAGGTGTATCAAAAATTACGCGATGCGCAGCAAAATCGGGAGCTGCTGGACGTGGTGACCGGCAAGCGCTTATATCGCAATATGCTGATCACCTCGATAACCGTGTCGGGCAGCAGGGACAATGAAAATGCATTGATTGCCACTTTAAAGCTGACTGAAGTGCTGGTCAGCGAAACGCAGCTGAGCTACAGCGCCGGGAAAGACAATATGCAGCAGGGCGTGGCCACCGCCGAGGTGCATAACAGCGGTAAGAAAGTCACCCGGCCATGGAGCGGCACGTCGGCTATAAGGGGGGCAGCGTGA